From Fusobacterium sp. DD2, the proteins below share one genomic window:
- a CDS encoding DUF2023 family protein, whose product MSEQKRNELGVFFHMMYELNKGLRNLALLTTTKENFEMIKERLIKCHYEYIVEELKSGFVNVFFGNSDSIEVLRKFNKKSLRDFTDEEDFILGVLLGYNVEQQCKRYISRKKVS is encoded by the coding sequence ATGAGTGAACAAAAGAGAAATGAATTAGGTGTCTTTTTCCATATGATGTATGAACTTAATAAAGGACTTAGAAACCTCGCTCTTTTAACTACTACAAAAGAAAATTTTGAGATGATTAAGGAAAGGCTTATAAAATGTCATTATGAATATATTGTAGAAGAGTTAAAATCCGGGTTTGTAAATGTATTCTTTGGAAATAGTGACAGTATTGAAGTATTAAGAAAATTTAATAAAAAATCTCTTAGAGATTTTACAGATGAAGAGGATTTTATCCTGGGAGTTTTATTGGGATATAATGTAGAACAGCAATGTAAGAGATATATAAGCAGAAAAAAAGTTAGTTAG
- a CDS encoding flavodoxin translates to MKTAIFFGSETGATEGVANKVGQLLGADVFPAGDISKASGYDFVILASSTWGMGDLASEWEASIDTLKETNLSGKKVGFIGLGDQEGFGDTFVDAIGILYDAVKDMGITVVGKISTEGYSYGDSKAVIDGEFIGLVIDENNQSELTDERIQKWVEKVK, encoded by the coding sequence ATGAAAACTGCAATATTCTTTGGAAGTGAAACTGGTGCAACAGAAGGAGTTGCTAATAAAGTAGGACAATTATTAGGAGCAGATGTTTTTCCAGCAGGAGATATATCAAAAGCATCAGGATATGATTTTGTTATACTTGCAAGTTCAACATGGGGAATGGGGGATTTAGCAAGTGAGTGGGAAGCTTCTATTGATACTCTTAAGGAAACAAATCTTAGCGGAAAAAAAGTTGGATTTATAGGACTTGGGGATCAGGAAGGATTCGGAGATACATTTGTAGATGCAATAGGAATTCTATATGATGCTGTAAAAGATATGGGTATTACAGTTGTTGGAAAGATATCAACAGAGGGTTATTCATATGGAGATTCAAAAGCAGTAATTGATGGAGAGTTTATAGGTCTTGTAATCGATGAAAATAATCAAAGTGAACTTACAGATGAGAGAATCCAAAAATGGGTTGAGAAGGTAAAATAA
- the minE gene encoding cell division topological specificity factor MinE: MGIFSFFNKDSNKSKNIAKDRLKLVLIHDRAMLSSGMLEQMKDELIEVISKYVEIDRNELNIDIAQSPDNNRRTTLIANIPLRPRK; the protein is encoded by the coding sequence GTGGGTATATTTAGTTTCTTTAATAAAGATTCCAACAAATCAAAAAATATTGCAAAAGATAGATTGAAACTGGTTTTAATTCATGATAGAGCCATGCTTTCTTCAGGAATGTTAGAGCAGATGAAAGATGAGTTAATTGAAGTCATATCAAAGTATGTTGAGATTGATAGAAATGAGCTTAATATTGATATTGCTCAAAGTCCTGATAATAATAGAAGAACAACATTGATAGCAAATATTCCATTAAGACCTAGGAAATGA
- the minD gene encoding septum site-determining protein MinD, which produces MAKVIVVTSGKGGVGKTTTTSNIGVGLALKGKKVLLIDTDIGLRNLDVVMGLENRIVYDLVDVIEERCRIPQALIKDKRCSNLCLLPAAQIRDKNDINPEQMKKLIDKLRKDFDYIIIDCPAGIEQGFKNAIAAADEAIVVTTPEISATRDADRIIGLLEANEIKNPKLIVNRIKMDMVKAGNMLGVNDMLEVLAIELLGVVPDDENIVISTNKGEPIVYKGDSLAAQAYKNIVERIDGKNVPFLNLDVKLSFFDKLKLVFGK; this is translated from the coding sequence ATGGCAAAGGTGATAGTTGTAACATCTGGAAAAGGTGGAGTTGGAAAAACTACTACTACATCAAACATCGGTGTAGGTCTTGCTTTAAAAGGTAAAAAAGTCTTACTTATAGATACAGATATCGGTCTTAGAAACCTTGATGTTGTAATGGGACTTGAAAATAGAATAGTATATGATTTGGTTGATGTAATTGAAGAAAGATGTAGAATACCTCAGGCATTAATAAAGGATAAAAGGTGTTCAAATCTTTGTTTACTTCCAGCAGCTCAAATAAGAGATAAGAATGACATTAATCCAGAACAGATGAAAAAACTTATAGACAAATTAAGAAAAGATTTTGATTATATAATTATAGACTGCCCAGCAGGAATAGAACAAGGATTTAAAAATGCTATTGCAGCTGCAGATGAAGCAATAGTTGTTACGACTCCTGAGATTTCTGCTACAAGAGATGCAGACAGAATAATTGGGCTTTTGGAAGCAAATGAGATTAAAAATCCAAAACTTATAGTTAATCGTATAAAAATGGATATGGTCAAAGCTGGTAATATGTTAGGTGTAAATGATATGTTAGAAGTTTTAGCAATAGAGTTATTAGGAGTAGTTCCTGATGATGAAAACATAGTTATCTCTACTAATAAAGGGGAACCTATAGTATATAAGGGAGATTCATTGGCAGCTCAAGCTTATAAAAACATAGTTGAAAGAATTGATGGTAAAAATGTACCATTCTTAAATCTTGATGTTAAATTGAGCTTTTTTGACAAGTTGAAATTAGTATTTGGGAAGTAG
- a CDS encoding septum site-determining protein MinC, whose translation MNNYVILKGKKDRLVIHLNNEVDFLTLRDSLVDKIKEARNFIGNGHMAIEFANRKLSELEENVLIDLIKSNCDLNITYVFSEKSTGETEKIKFIKSISEEGFTKFHRGTLRSGTKLEYNGNIVVLGDVNPGALIRAKGNVIVLGFLNGTVYAGLDGDKNAFIGATYMNPVQMVIGHIIAPPMQKKILDTNRVDRTSGFKIAFIRDKEIQIEDFSSRILND comes from the coding sequence ATGAATAACTATGTTATTTTGAAAGGTAAAAAAGACAGACTGGTAATTCACTTAAATAATGAAGTGGATTTTTTGACGTTGAGGGACAGTCTGGTTGATAAAATCAAGGAAGCAAGAAATTTTATTGGTAATGGTCATATGGCAATAGAATTTGCAAATAGAAAACTCAGTGAATTGGAAGAAAATGTGTTAATCGACCTGATAAAGAGTAATTGCGATCTGAATATAACATATGTTTTTTCTGAAAAAAGTACTGGAGAGACAGAGAAAATAAAATTTATAAAGTCTATTTCAGAAGAGGGATTTACAAAATTCCACAGAGGAACACTGCGTTCTGGAACAAAGTTGGAATATAATGGAAATATTGTTGTATTAGGTGATGTAAATCCAGGTGCTTTAATAAGAGCAAAAGGTAATGTCATTGTATTAGGTTTTTTAAATGGTACTGTTTATGCAGGACTTGATGGAGATAAAAATGCTTTTATAGGAGCTACGTATATGAACCCTGTCCAGATGGTTATAGGTCATATAATAGCACCCCCTATGCAGAAAAAAATCTTGGATACAAACAGAGTTGACAGAACTAGCGGTTTTAAAATAGCTTTTATCAGAGACAAAGAGATTCAGATTGAGGATTTCAGTTCTCGGATTTTAAATGACTAA
- a CDS encoding flavin reductase family protein has translation MSKNTFKGSVVLNPVPVVLVTSRNKENKDNVFTVAWTGTVCTRPPMLSIAIRPERLSYEYIKETMEFTINLPTRRLTRETDFCGVRSGRDIDKIKEMNFTLKEGKEVSSPYIEECPVNIECKVKSIIPLGTHDLFLAEVMCSHIDQKLIDENEKIHFEWANLITYSHGEYFPVPKTPIGKFGYSVAKKPVEIKKTSTKKKAASKATGKKKTDKTKRKKGK, from the coding sequence ATGAGTAAAAATACATTTAAAGGAAGTGTTGTACTAAATCCAGTTCCTGTGGTATTAGTAACCAGCAGAAATAAAGAAAATAAAGATAACGTTTTTACTGTTGCATGGACAGGTACTGTATGTACCAGACCACCTATGCTTTCTATAGCTATAAGGCCTGAAAGACTTTCTTATGAGTATATAAAAGAGACAATGGAATTCACTATAAATCTTCCTACAAGACGTCTAACTCGTGAAACTGACTTTTGTGGAGTTCGTTCTGGAAGAGATATAGATAAGATAAAAGAGATGAATTTTACATTAAAAGAGGGAAAAGAGGTATCTTCTCCTTACATTGAAGAGTGTCCTGTAAATATTGAGTGTAAGGTAAAGAGCATTATTCCTCTAGGAACCCATGATCTGTTTTTAGCAGAGGTTATGTGCTCACATATTGACCAGAAGCTTATAGATGAAAATGAAAAGATTCACTTTGAATGGGCAAATCTTATTACATATTCCCATGGAGAATACTTTCCAGTGCCTAAAACTCCAATAGGAAAATTTGGTTATTCTGTAGCTAAAAAACCAGTAGAGATTAAAAAGACATCTACGAAGAAAAAAGCTGCATCAAAAGCAACAGGAAAGAAAAAAACAGATAAAACTAAAAGAAAGAAGGGAAAATAA
- a CDS encoding ROK family transcriptional regulator → MNKKDIKILELIYQFGIITRKELGEQLGISQPAISKKVKYLADKKLIKENSSTLLKTGGRNASFLELNNQMGKVLGIYFGIDKVLIALSTINFTSIEYHYIDITPESKILKETFKFLDELFKKEKIITIGVGMNGIVDSQKGLSIYSATYNWSNVNLKEELQERYNVPVAIENGVNLMVLHEKKLGKSKDKNNFVILNITNGIKAGICLDGKLHRGLYFRAGEIGHIQYDFSVNSRICSCGNKGCIETILSDWGIENKIFDITHKKYTYEEIIEKANNNIQPFKDVILDLVPVLLHLILWISLLIDPDEIIIYGKISKVEDFLWREIKRRIIYSSLFRPDKFNLRLENVNNTYIVKGAIILAVQNLFKSFEKMNK, encoded by the coding sequence ATGAATAAAAAAGATATTAAAATCTTAGAATTAATTTATCAATTTGGAATTATCACTAGAAAAGAGTTAGGAGAGCAGCTTGGAATTTCCCAACCTGCTATAAGTAAAAAAGTAAAATATCTAGCTGATAAAAAACTTATTAAAGAAAACAGTAGCACTCTATTGAAAACTGGTGGACGAAATGCTTCTTTTTTAGAACTGAATAATCAAATGGGAAAAGTTCTTGGGATTTATTTTGGAATAGATAAAGTGCTAATAGCACTATCAACAATTAATTTCACTTCAATTGAATATCACTATATAGATATCACTCCTGAAAGTAAGATACTTAAGGAAACTTTTAAATTTTTAGATGAATTATTTAAAAAAGAGAAGATTATCACTATTGGAGTTGGAATGAACGGAATAGTTGATTCTCAAAAAGGGCTAAGTATCTATTCAGCTACTTATAACTGGAGCAATGTAAATCTTAAAGAGGAACTTCAAGAGCGTTATAATGTTCCTGTTGCAATAGAAAATGGTGTTAATCTTATGGTTTTACATGAGAAAAAACTTGGAAAATCTAAAGATAAAAACAATTTCGTTATTTTAAATATTACCAATGGAATAAAAGCTGGAATATGCCTGGATGGAAAATTACACAGAGGACTCTATTTTAGAGCTGGTGAAATAGGGCATATTCAATATGATTTCTCAGTTAATTCACGAATCTGTAGTTGTGGAAATAAAGGGTGTATAGAAACCATTTTAAGCGACTGGGGTATAGAGAATAAAATCTTTGATATAACTCATAAGAAATATACTTATGAAGAGATCATTGAAAAAGCCAACAATAATATCCAACCATTTAAAGATGTAATTTTAGACTTAGTTCCTGTATTACTTCATTTGATATTGTGGATATCACTTCTTATTGACCCAGATGAAATAATAATATATGGAAAAATAAGTAAAGTAGAAGACTTCTTATGGCGTGAGATAAAGAGAAGAATAATATATTCAAGTCTTTTCAGACCTGATAAGTTCAATCTTCGACTTGAAAATGTCAATAATACATATATTGTTAAAGGAGCTATTATTTTAGCAGTGCAAAACTTATTTAAATCATTTGAAAAAATGAATAAATAG
- a CDS encoding sodium:solute symporter family protein, whose amino-acid sequence MHFSWFLDGGIVGVYILISLLVGLSLRKYVGNVEDYLVAGREVNLYAGMASLAATEFGIVTCMAAAQLGYRYGFSGAMVGLLLCTSMFLVGKTGFCIKPLRDANAMTLPEFFEKKYSPRVRWAAGVIIVVGGLLNTGVFLRTGGEFLVSVVGLNPDYLEITMTILLIVVALYTVLGGMISVLVTDFLQFILMSAGMIIVTIYIVYNIGWGTIINAVTDTYGAAGFNPFINEKLGWQYVAYTFLTVSATVLTWQTMIARVLSCKDSTVAKKMYTKTSFFYIVRSLIPVTWGLAALTIWKPEALGGAPITAMPKFLAAVLPTGLIGIVVAAMLAADMSTDSSYLLGWASVIYNDIIAVLHKGTWSERKKVLVNKLLVAAIGLFLLFYGLWYPLKSDLWVYMTLTASIYSVSVSTLLIAACYWKKANTWGAYSAIVVGAATPLLFLIMQQIPATMELAKKIGPYYSGISAFVFAWIAMIVGSNLKIMLKK is encoded by the coding sequence ATGCATTTTTCATGGTTTTTAGATGGTGGAATTGTAGGAGTTTATATTTTAATCAGCTTATTAGTTGGATTGTCTTTACGTAAATATGTAGGAAACGTTGAAGACTATCTTGTTGCAGGAAGAGAGGTAAATCTATACGCAGGTATGGCTTCGCTTGCTGCTACTGAATTTGGTATTGTTACTTGTATGGCTGCTGCACAATTGGGATATCGTTATGGTTTCTCTGGTGCAATGGTTGGTTTATTGCTTTGTACATCAATGTTTTTAGTTGGTAAGACAGGATTCTGTATCAAACCGCTGAGGGACGCAAATGCGATGACGTTGCCAGAATTCTTTGAAAAGAAATACAGTCCTAGAGTTAGATGGGCTGCTGGTGTTATCATTGTAGTTGGAGGTCTTTTAAATACTGGTGTTTTCTTAAGAACTGGAGGAGAATTCCTAGTATCAGTTGTAGGACTTAATCCAGATTATCTTGAAATTACTATGACTATATTACTAATTGTAGTTGCCCTTTATACTGTATTAGGTGGAATGATATCAGTACTTGTTACTGACTTCTTACAATTTATACTTATGAGTGCTGGAATGATCATAGTAACAATTTATATAGTTTATAACATTGGATGGGGAACTATCATCAATGCTGTTACTGATACTTATGGTGCTGCAGGATTTAACCCATTTATCAATGAAAAACTTGGTTGGCAATATGTTGCTTATACATTCTTAACAGTTTCAGCAACTGTACTTACATGGCAAACTATGATTGCAAGAGTTCTTTCTTGTAAAGACTCAACTGTTGCTAAAAAAATGTATACTAAAACAAGCTTTTTCTATATTGTTCGTTCATTAATTCCTGTAACTTGGGGATTAGCTGCTTTAACAATCTGGAAACCAGAGGCTTTAGGTGGAGCACCAATTACTGCTATGCCTAAATTCTTAGCTGCAGTTCTTCCAACTGGACTAATTGGTATAGTTGTTGCAGCAATGCTTGCAGCAGACATGTCAACTGACTCTTCATACCTATTAGGATGGGCAAGTGTTATATACAATGACATTATTGCTGTATTACATAAAGGTACATGGTCAGAAAGAAAGAAAGTTTTAGTTAATAAACTTCTAGTTGCTGCAATTGGTTTATTTCTATTATTCTATGGATTATGGTATCCATTAAAATCAGACCTTTGGGTATATATGACTCTTACAGCTTCAATTTATTCAGTTAGTGTTTCAACTCTTCTAATAGCTGCATGTTATTGGAAAAAAGCAAATACTTGGGGAGCTTATTCAGCGATAGTGGTCGGAGCTGCTACTCCATTACTATTCTTAATAATGCAACAAATTCCAGCAACAATGGAATTAGCTAAGAAAATTGGACCTTACTATTCTGGAATATCAGCTTTCGTATTTGCATGGATTGCTATGATCGTTGGTTCTAACTTAAAGATTATGTTGAAGAAATAG
- a CDS encoding sulfatase-like hydrolase/transferase yields MKKNIVFIITDDQGYWSLGSYGNKDIISPNLDNLAENGVRFENFFCVSPVCSPARASIFTGRIPSQHGVHDWLDEHHKDTCQYLQGQDTFVKILADNGYNCCLSGKWHLGDSAHIQQGFKEWYVHEKGGGPYYNAPMYKNGTLVHEKKYITDAVTEYGIDFIERQKDSDAPFYLSLHYTAPHAPWDENNHPADLLDLYKDCEFKSCPREKYHPWKIRETFEGTEEERKKILRGYFGAITGVDRQVKNVVDKLKELNMLEDTVIIFTSDNGMNMGHHGIFGKGNGTFPQNMYESSVKIPMIIYNPSLFKKGTVLEGLYSHYDIFPTLMEMLDIKYTPKINLPGKSFYKVLTAKEPETNNDVVVFDEYGPTRMIRNKNWKYIHRYPFGPHELYNLANDKDEKLNLVDNPEYEEKLLEMRNKLESWFNKYVIKEIDGAKEPVYGGGQKGLAGLWGDNKAVYQKYTSDFICSGEGKLRERDKDEVHERVD; encoded by the coding sequence ATGAAAAAAAATATTGTATTTATTATTACTGATGACCAGGGATACTGGTCACTGGGAAGTTATGGAAACAAAGATATTATTTCTCCCAATTTAGATAATTTGGCTGAAAATGGAGTTAGATTTGAAAATTTCTTCTGTGTTTCTCCAGTATGTTCTCCAGCAAGAGCTTCAATATTTACTGGAAGAATTCCATCTCAACACGGAGTACACGACTGGTTAGATGAGCATCATAAAGATACATGTCAATATCTACAAGGACAAGATACTTTTGTAAAAATTTTAGCTGATAATGGCTATAACTGCTGCCTAAGTGGAAAATGGCATCTAGGAGACAGTGCTCATATACAACAGGGATTTAAAGAGTGGTACGTTCATGAAAAAGGTGGGGGACCATACTATAATGCACCTATGTATAAGAATGGTACCTTAGTTCATGAAAAAAAATATATCACAGATGCTGTAACTGAATATGGAATTGACTTTATTGAAAGACAGAAAGATTCTGATGCTCCTTTCTATTTAAGTCTTCACTACACAGCACCTCATGCTCCTTGGGATGAAAACAATCATCCAGCTGATCTATTAGATCTCTACAAAGATTGTGAATTTAAAAGTTGTCCAAGAGAAAAATACCATCCTTGGAAAATTAGAGAAACTTTTGAAGGAACAGAGGAAGAAAGAAAGAAAATTCTTAGGGGATATTTTGGAGCAATTACCGGTGTAGATAGACAGGTAAAAAATGTAGTAGACAAACTTAAAGAACTAAATATGCTAGAAGATACTGTAATAATTTTTACAAGTGATAATGGAATGAATATGGGACATCATGGAATTTTCGGTAAAGGTAATGGAACTTTCCCACAAAACATGTATGAATCTTCTGTTAAAATTCCTATGATAATCTATAACCCATCTCTATTTAAAAAGGGAACAGTTTTAGAAGGACTATACAGCCACTATGATATTTTCCCAACACTTATGGAGATGTTAGATATTAAATATACTCCAAAAATCAATCTTCCAGGAAAAAGTTTCTATAAAGTTTTAACTGCTAAAGAGCCTGAAACTAATAATGATGTAGTTGTTTTTGATGAGTATGGACCTACAAGAATGATTAGAAATAAAAATTGGAAATATATTCACAGATATCCATTTGGACCACATGAGCTTTATAATCTTGCTAATGATAAAGATGAAAAATTAAATCTTGTTGATAATCCTGAATATGAAGAAAAGCTTCTAGAAATGAGAAATAAATTAGAATCTTGGTTCAATAAATATGTTATCAAAGAGATAGATGGTGCTAAAGAACCAGTATATGGTGGAGGGCAAAAAGGTCTTGCTGGATTATGGGGAGATAATAAAGCTGTTTATCAAAAATATACTTCTGATTTTATCTGCAGTGGCGAAGGAAAACTTCGTGAAAGAGATAAAGATGAAGTCCATGAAAGAGTAGATTAA